One genomic segment of Candidatus Alcyoniella australis includes these proteins:
- the pabB gene encoding aminodeoxychorismate synthase component I, which translates to MSPRIDALLRGVFSAGLAIHEVGLMLEPEEAFGRICRRPGSFFLDSSLSAGPHSGLSFIGCDPAALLTADGSGARLHNDSGILAQSDNPFELLRALTRRFDAQRVSDQIPFCGGLVGYLGYELGGWIERLPLTRMDDMAVPWMCLGLYPEVLAVDHDSGHWHLVGPGADPQHSTLLERVVGGRSSLPDPALPRLAADRPHVLWNFTQEQYLDAVAAALHYIREGEIYQVNISQRLEAPLLEHPWHVYSRLRRINPAPFSCYLNMPDAVICSSSPERFLKVDGRQVQTRPIKGTRPRGSDPLSDELLRDELAASAKDRAELAMIVDLERNDLGRVCEYGSVRVVEHAAIEEYATVFHSVSTVEGTLRPDVDLVDLLLATFPGGSISGAPKIRAMQIIDELEPTLRGPYTGSIGYLGFDGRADLNIAIRTMVIADDKIYAQVGGAIVADSEPQAEFDETLDKAAALIQTIERVGR; encoded by the coding sequence GAGGCCTTCGGCCGCATCTGCCGTCGGCCGGGCAGCTTCTTTCTCGACTCGTCACTCAGCGCCGGCCCGCACTCGGGGCTGAGCTTCATTGGTTGCGATCCCGCGGCGCTGCTGACTGCCGACGGCTCGGGCGCGCGACTGCACAACGATAGCGGCATCCTGGCGCAAAGCGACAATCCGTTCGAGCTGCTGCGCGCGCTCACGCGTCGCTTCGACGCCCAGCGGGTCTCCGACCAGATTCCGTTCTGCGGCGGGTTGGTCGGCTATCTGGGGTACGAATTGGGCGGATGGATCGAGAGGCTGCCGCTGACCCGCATGGACGACATGGCGGTCCCCTGGATGTGTCTGGGGCTCTATCCCGAGGTGCTGGCCGTGGACCACGACAGCGGACACTGGCACTTGGTCGGACCGGGGGCCGACCCGCAACACTCGACGCTGCTCGAACGGGTCGTGGGCGGCCGCTCGTCGTTGCCCGATCCGGCCTTGCCCCGGCTGGCCGCTGATCGTCCGCACGTCTTGTGGAACTTCACCCAGGAACAGTACCTCGACGCCGTGGCCGCGGCGCTGCACTACATCCGCGAGGGGGAGATCTACCAGGTCAACATCTCGCAACGGCTCGAGGCGCCGCTGCTCGAGCACCCCTGGCATGTCTACTCCCGGCTGCGCCGCATCAATCCCGCGCCGTTTTCGTGCTATTTGAACATGCCCGATGCGGTGATCTGCAGCTCGAGCCCCGAGCGTTTTCTCAAGGTCGACGGCCGTCAAGTGCAGACCAGGCCGATCAAGGGCACGCGCCCCCGCGGCTCCGATCCGCTGTCGGACGAGCTGCTACGCGACGAGCTGGCGGCCAGCGCCAAGGACCGCGCCGAGCTGGCGATGATCGTCGATCTGGAGCGCAACGACCTGGGACGGGTTTGCGAGTACGGCTCGGTGCGCGTGGTCGAGCACGCGGCGATCGAGGAATACGCCACGGTGTTTCACTCGGTTTCGACCGTCGAGGGCACCCTGCGCCCTGACGTTGATCTGGTCGACCTGCTGCTTGCCACGTTCCCCGGCGGCTCGATCAGCGGCGCGCCCAAGATCCGCGCGATGCAGATTATCGACGAGCTCGAGCCGACACTGCGCGGCCCCTACACCGGCTCGATCGGCTACCTCGGGTTCGACGGCCGCGCGGATTTGAACATCGCCATTCGCACGATGGTGATTGCCGACGACAAGATCTATGCCCAGGTCGGCGGCGCGATTGTCGCCGACTCCGAGCCCCAGGCCGAGTTCGACGAGACGTTGGACAAGGCTGCGGCCTTGATCCAGACCATCGAGCGCGTCGGTCGGTGA
- a CDS encoding aminotransferase class IV, producing MSGAQRVVFLDGQFLPAAWARVRADDRGLLFGDGLFETFCAFNQRVYLLERHIRRLRDSAAALGIAFPAYLDSADELVAQLC from the coding sequence GTGAGCGGAGCGCAGCGCGTGGTGTTTCTCGACGGGCAGTTCCTGCCCGCGGCCTGGGCGAGGGTGCGGGCCGACGACCGCGGACTGCTGTTCGGCGACGGGCTGTTCGAGACCTTCTGCGCTTTTAACCAGCGGGTCTATTTGCTCGAACGGCACATTCGACGCCTGCGCGACAGCGCCGCGGCCCTGGGCATCGCCTTTCCGGCCTACCTGGATTCGGCGGACGAGCTGGTGGCACAGCTGTGCC